Proteins co-encoded in one Gammaproteobacteria bacterium genomic window:
- a CDS encoding D-alanine--D-alanine ligase: MSRTRVLLLFGGRSAEHEVSVVSARSVYAAIDRERYNVVLAGIDLQGRWCFGGKEARLLESATVVSDELVPARLSSGGAFLVSEDGDNLPDSEFDVVFPLLHGPYGEDGTVQGLLELAGLAYVGAGVAASALGMDKALARAIFAASGLPQTQYTVIMRSDWCRAQVPVLERLEGEYDYPLFVKPANLGSSVGISKAHDRQGLQVGLELASRYDTKLIVERSVENARELECAVLGNEFPQASGVGEIIPGAEFYDYTTKYIDDRSELVIPAVLEKSKTETIQQLAIQTFKAIDCSGLARVDFFMCSDGSVLVNEINTMPGFTPISMYPKLWAAAGIAYGDLIDRLIQFGLERHLDRKDLQSTLS, encoded by the coding sequence GCTCTTATTCGGCGGGCGTTCGGCAGAGCACGAAGTGTCGGTTGTTTCTGCGAGATCGGTCTACGCGGCGATCGACCGCGAGCGCTACAACGTTGTGCTGGCAGGTATCGACCTGCAGGGCCGATGGTGTTTCGGGGGTAAAGAGGCTCGATTGCTAGAGTCGGCGACGGTCGTGTCCGATGAACTGGTGCCTGCCAGGCTGTCCAGTGGCGGCGCTTTTCTGGTTTCAGAAGACGGAGACAATCTACCTGATTCCGAGTTTGATGTGGTTTTCCCTCTGTTACATGGTCCTTACGGTGAAGACGGCACTGTTCAGGGTCTGCTCGAACTCGCGGGACTGGCCTATGTGGGCGCGGGTGTGGCCGCCTCGGCTTTAGGTATGGACAAAGCGCTGGCGCGGGCGATATTTGCGGCCAGTGGTCTGCCCCAGACCCAATATACCGTGATTATGCGTTCCGACTGGTGCCGAGCCCAGGTACCGGTTTTAGAGCGCCTGGAAGGCGAGTACGATTACCCTCTGTTTGTAAAACCTGCAAACCTGGGGTCCAGTGTGGGAATTTCGAAAGCTCATGATCGCCAGGGCCTGCAGGTGGGTCTGGAACTGGCGTCGCGATATGACACCAAGTTGATTGTTGAGAGATCGGTTGAAAACGCCAGGGAACTCGAATGTGCGGTCTTGGGAAACGAGTTCCCACAGGCATCCGGTGTCGGGGAAATTATCCCGGGCGCTGAATTTTACGATTACACCACTAAGTATATTGACGATCGGTCTGAGTTGGTGATTCCCGCAGTATTGGAAAAGTCAAAAACCGAGACGATCCAGCAGCTCGCTATACAGACGTTTAAAGCAATAGATTGCAGCGGACTCGCGCGCGTTGATTTTTTCATGTGCTCAGATGGCAGTGTTTTAGTCAACGAGATTAATACGATGCCAGGTTTCACACCCATCAGCATGTATCCAAAGCTCTGGGCGGCAGCGGGCATCGCTTACGGCGATTTGATAGATCGGCTGATCCAGTTTGGGTTGGAGCGACACCTTGACCGTAAGGACCTACAGAGCACGCTCAGTTGA